The Daphnia pulex isolate KAP4 chromosome 6, ASM2113471v1 genome contains the following window.
GGAATCCTGGCCGTCAGCGCCATCCTGTTTATCGTGATGGGAATTCTGGTGACGATGTTCTTTTCCCAAATCATCGACAACTTTATTTACAAGGTAAACTTTTAACCCCATTTTAATCAGCTGTTTAATAGTTGGTCGTCTGCTCGTCTCGGCTCATCTCGCCCACAATGCAAATCAAAACAGGCCACcgaccatttttgtttgcgcAGTGACGTCAGattcctttcgttttttttgtgttgcatATATTTAATAACAAAAGAGCATTTCGGGTGAGGcaatgggccagcagcagagtgGAGATGCCAAAGAGAAAATAGGTCAACCCAATGTGTGTGTCTGAGCACCTACTTTCACTCTCCGTATAGAAACGGAGAAGCTGGGGGAAAGACTTTCTCTGTTTTGGCTTTGGGTGCGACCTTATCAAGTTTTATCGGCCACCAGATTCGTTGTTTCGacgagttttcttttcttttttaaaacaagaaaaaccttttggaAATTTTCATCCAGACACGACTTAATGTAAATCACCATGTGGAATTTCCTGTTGGGATGTCTCGGTTAATATATAAACGTGAGATCAATAATTCAAAGTAATGACAAATATTTGACCTCGTCggactttcccttttttacttgccatgcaaaaatgaaatgtcatcGTCATGATTTGGTGCTTTTTCTCGTTTAATAACAGGAGCTAGTCTTGAAAGTTGGAGGCGAAACGTACGAAATGTGGCGCAAGCCGCCCGTCGAGCCCCAGTTGAAAGTTTATTTCTTCAACGTCACCAATCCGAGGGATTTCCTTCAAGGCGAGAAACCCATTTTTCGCGAAATTGGGCCTTACGTTTACAAGTAAGTATATtaacctttcctttttattacaattacaattattattaattcccATGGTCCCTGCCTAACCGAACCAAacagctgttgttgttgttgtggatggCAGGACATTGGGAGTTGCACATCACCTTGTAACACACTACAACTATTCCAAGGTCTTATGACTTCTCCCCGGTGGTTTTTTCGTAATTTGATCCGACTAAATTCACGAGGAAACTAAGCATATAGCTTGAACGTATCTATCCCGGATTTTCTCTATGCATTTCCACTAAGCGAATCTGAAAAATCCAgacattgaaattttcttgGAAATTGCGCAAATGTGATGACGAACCGTCCAGGTGGACGGGAAATCTTATTAAcaaaacttttcatttctttttggttttttttttttttaatggcgtTTCGGTCCATTCCCCACGACatatggttgttgttgttaaacaCTAGAACCAGAATTGAcgggttttctcttttttattttatttttttgacagCGAACGATGGGAGAAGGTTAATTTCACCTGGCATCCAAATGGAACCGTCTCCTATCAGCCGACCAGAACCTTCTTTTTCAACCGGGAAATGTCCTATGGTGATGAGTCTGATTTGGTGCAGACACTCAACATTCCACTCGTCgtaagttgtttttcttttttaccttcattATCAActtgaataaagaagaaaaaaaaagaacctgtcTTGTAATCAcattcttgttttgttgtacTTTCCAtattatattttctctttacGTCTTGATTCTGGTCATACCAGTCTGCAGCGGATCAAATGAAATACGCCGTCAAGTTGACTCGCCTCGCTCTCGGCTCAATGTTGGGCGTCCTCAATCAAGAGACCTTCACCGTTCGCTCCGTCCGGGATCTCATGTGGGGCTACAACGACAGCCTCTTCAAGTTGGCCAAGGATGTGATGCCTCCAGAGAACGTCGTGCCCCACGATCTATTTGGCCTTTTTGTTGGCGTatgtttcattcttttctttttatcacatttgtcttttctttttctttttaaaaattttaaccaACAACGGTTGTTGAcattttggttattatttttacagaaaaacgGGTCGGCCAGCGACGGAGTCTTCACTATTGCGACTGGCgctaaatcaatgtccaactACGCCATCATTGATAATTGGAACGGAATGACCAAGTTGCCGTTTTGGCAATCCGACCAGTGTAACCGTATCATCGGCACAGACGGAACGGCTTTTCCACCGGAGCTGACGCCCAACACCACACTCCATATGTTCAATCCCGAACTGTGCCGGGCCATGCCGCTCGTCTACTACAAGGACGTCGTGCACAACGGAGTCGCTGGTGAGTTGTGGCTTGCAACCGCACATCATTAGaaaagacaattttcttgACTTCGCGGCTCCGTGCGTTTCTACATctcatttgtgtgtgttccaaGGTTACCGTTTCGGACCTCCGATCAACGCGTTCGACACGCCGGCCACAAATCCCGATAACGCTTGTTTCTGTCCTCCTGGCACGATGGAACGCGATGGCAATTGCGGCATCAAAGGCCTGTTCAACATCAGCTCCTGCAAATTCGGCGCCCCCATGGCCGTTTCCTGGCCTCATTTCCTTCACGGAGATCCGAAATTAGTCGAAGATGTTGTAGGATTGAATCCAGATATTAATCGCCACGgatttttcttggatttccAGCCCGTACGTCTATTAGGCACTTGAATTGGTTTAAATactaattttctttaaattttggatAGAAATTGACTATCGCCATGCACGCTACAGCTCGTATGCAGATTAATCTTATGCTGTCCAAGGTAGAAGATATCAAACAGGTGGTTGGACTTCGTGAAATGGCATTTCCGCTCTTCTGGTTTGAAGATGTAAGTTGTTTcatacataaaaaaaggggaatttctACGATATTGATCAATGGCATTTGTTGTTTAGGGTATCGACAAACTGCCAGATGATGTGAgccaaaaactgaaaatggtGGCCGAGATGCCCGAAGCAGCCCGAGCTGGAATCTCTTACTCTATGTTCGGTTTGGGTGGTATTCTGCTCTTTTGCGTGGCCCTGATGATCTGGAAGCGGATGAAGAGCAAGTCGTACGGTGCTGGGGGAGTCAACAACGCCGACGTCGAGTTCGAGAAACGGACCGACGCCGTCACCGTTCACAAGACCAACGGCAAAAGTCGGTCTGCAGAAGATTCTGATCTCCCCCGATAagctttcttctcttctcccggtcaaatgttttgtatttaaattacTAGTTCTGTCTTCTTTCTTATCCCATCTTGCTCCAATTCAATTAATCGAGTTCAACAGTTCCGCTCAGATATAGACTCCTCCTTCTATTTCTCCACTTATTTGGCCATTGTGTAATGacgagcgtgtgtgtgtagtgcgTTTGCGTGTGTGCGATTGTGTGTCGATGGTTTGTACGTGGTGCCAAACGAGTGGTGTGGACTTGTTTTGTAGACGATTCCGATTGTGACATTGGCGATTTCTCTCTCATGACTCTTGCGGAATCTATTAATCACCCCATGTATATCATAAAACTATATAGAGAGAATGGAAATATCACACACTCATCGATTTTTGctccctccctcccttctttgtttgtttcagtGGTTTTACTACTCCCATGTCTATCTTGTAGAGATTATCGCGACTTGTATCTCCACGTGACAACATTCCTCGAATATTCTTTCCTTTGGGgaataacaacaaaagagaaaaagaaaagaaaaaaaaaacaatcgaaaaataGCATTCATTTTCACAGTGAAATagtttttcgtttctttttttctaattattttttctccaaaaagTAATGCGCTCAAATGTTTCGTGCCTTTCATTATTTTGCTGGTCCCGTGTTTTATATAGTagttataatttgttttttttttcctctttctttgaTGTcgtgctctctctctcacataTCTCGTAATTTTGTTACGGACGAacgaatgaaatgaaattcccaAGGACCCAAGACGATGACCGTGAATGAGCAAATGTTGATGAATGAACCAGCCGTTTCTtttacgaaataaataaaaactcaaaataattaaaatctacTTATCAAAGGGGAAATTTTGGCGTTTCTTGCGTGCGTCAACGGACGTTTCGCTTTCACTTTTCATTCGGTTTCGCATCAGTCACGATTGTCGGTGTCACCTTGAGATCTCGTCGTCAGtgggtcatcatcatctcggATTATATGATCTAGAGAAGAGGCCACACCCAGTGAATTTGCCGATCCATTCCAACAGTCACGACGAATCAACGGAATCATCACCGTATCATCTTATTGTTTGCTGTCGCCATTGTGAGTTTCCTCGGCCCTGAATACGACCTGAATTCAATTGTGCTCATTAcaataatatattttaaaaaagatgatggatAGAATGAAAATGTTGTAGAAAAGGGTATAAAGTATTAATCAGGTTTCCGTTTTCGCGGCTTCCACGAATCCCCCCCGCAAACCAGTGATCACCCAAGGAGAACGCGAGATATCAAATGACGTAATTGAACTTGTCGGCAGGATGTGTGGAGGACGCGCACGAGTccttatttagtttttttaaatattcgttTTTTATCTCTTTCGTCCACACTCGAGTTATTATTTTTGCGCATACAACGAACTTGTGTACTAAAACAGTTCCGGTTGAACGAACAAACTCAACTCGTGAGTTTCCGGGCTATTTCGTCGCCAATGGGCGTTATTGCGTTTATATTTCGCTGCAAGCGTTCTGCCATATATTGTAATTCAATCGTAGCCCAGGGAAAGTGAAAATATGACTCAGTttttgtcaaaacaaaaattcaaacagcCGTCAGAAAAATTACGCAACTCAGTGAGGGGTGACGGCTGCGGTGCTGAGCTACTCAAAGTCCTTGAAAAATATAGCCACAAAATTACTAAGCGAAATACGTAGAAAGGCGATTACCCTTcaaaaaaactaatattatttgacaaattttttaagcATGACCAAACATAAATTTGTATAttcaaaaatatgttttcgttAATTTCAACTTTGGATCTTAAATTGTTATTGTAACCCGTGTAACGGATATCTTCCTGTCTTGCATAAATAGATGGACAAATCCGTTAATGCCAGCAGTGAACAGACGTCATCACTTTAACATTTGACCCGCTGAATAACGTTCTGCGTTCACATTTTCTCAAAACTATTCCACACATTGGTTGCGCGTGATAATCACGTGTCATGGTGAAGACACTCACGTACGCcattcgaagaaaaaaggtcatCACTCTTTTTTGACTGATTAATGGATTGTTTACCACAGGTTTCTGTTTAgcttaaatttctttattgacatAAGGGAAATGATTTCAACTGAATACAAATGAGCTGACATTTGGGCCACTcatatttgaattgaaattgaaattggattCCGTATTAGGTGAcgaattaaatgaaaagatgTGTCAATTACGTAATCACATACGAGTGATTAAACCGAGCAGGCGGGGGTATTGGCCGGGGCGTTTTTGCAAGCGACGGCTGTCAGATTGGTCAGGCTATCAAATTGGTTGTTAAAGTCCCACACCTTTAATTGAAAGAATAATGAATTCATTTGATAtccaaatgaattaaaaagacAACAACTTTCTTTTCGTTATTACCTGGTTGTAAATTATCCaaggaacaaaaaacagaGTAGGTTCAAGGTTCAAAGTTTCCACTCCGTGATCGTGAACTAAATCCTGACCCTCGATGCTCATTTGGCAAGTATCAATAGGCGCGTAATCCAAGCCAGCCAATTCGGCGCACTATTCAACCAGacaattttctaattttaccACACCCGTAAAAAAAACCACTGCGCATTTACGCGGCATCGTAAAATAACAAACGAACCAATTCTCCGTTCTTGGGTAGATCCATAAGGCAAGTCGTGAAATTTAAAGCCTGGCAAGATTTTAACTAAAATTAAGCAAATCTCTAAACGAAGTATTACATAAGTGAACGATACCTGAGTAATCGTTGGACTGTATTTGATGCCACAGGCATGGAGAATATTGCCAGTACACTCATCTTTcataagaaatgtttgatgATAAAATTAATCCCAAAAGAACTttgcaaattgaaataataactGTACCGGGTCCATGTTGACATTCGAAACTCCATCCGCCTTCCGCATTCGGTAGAAACTGcatggaaaaatttaaaataacttgGATAAGGATTAGGTGTGTGATTAAAAATAGAGCTCAAATTTTACCGTTGCTTTTCCGAATGGGATCAATCTTAAATCGGTAAAAGTGGAAAGCGTCGGCCAGTTGGGATTTAATTGATTCACGAGGAAATTGCGGCTGTCGGGACAAAGGGATTCGTAATAAACATCCAGGGTCATTCGTTCACCAGCTCTAgtcttttaattttagaacaaattaaaaatcatatAATAGATTACAAGTTGTTGCATAATAAACGATAATAAGTCTAGGATTAGATTAAGCACAAAGTATGACGatgctattttattttatcaacaaGCGTGGCATGCTGCTGGTTTCATCAGGGATGGAAATGACTTAATCCAGCATGGATAAAGGCATGATAAAGCATGTCAAGGATAAAATAAAGAGCATAAAACAATCACGTGAAAGGTGCGTTGGCCAGAGTCGATTGTAAATGTAGGCTAACACACTATGCTggtatccccccccccctgctgaacatttttctttcgatatTGTCACACATCATCGCTGTTCAGAAATAATAGTATATACTATAATTCTGGCTTAACGCCATATAAGCTTCATCAAAAAACGTTCTCGCTTGCTTAACCACGTGTGGGTTATATAAgcgacgaaataaaaaaagtgacagTATCATCAGAGCTATACGACGCCCcattgttggaaaaaaatgagtcACCTCCATCACTTTCCACATGGGAAAAGAAGTTGACAATTTGGGCACACATGTACATATAAGACCGCGTCTTTGATTAACTCTGTATTTATTCATAAACTCTATGACGCCAATAAAGACAGGTGAGAGCATATAAAGATTGACGCCTGCATTGCTGTATAAAGAGTGGACCACACACGGATAGTttctattaaataaaaagaattctttttgtaatattattaCCTGAGGGGCTCCACCAACCACGCAGATCAAGGCGAACCCACATAGAATAAGCGATCGCATTTTCGGTGTTAGTTTGATGtgaatttttcttaaagaatCAGGATCGAATCAAAGTAACTGTTTTTTCAGCTCACCCTGCAAGGATCTGTGTGTTTTTGTAGTGATGATTTACAGTCAGGATGTAACCTCTGTATGCCTATATATAACATTTGATAAGGTGGAATTATTTGCTATCGCGATAGAGCGAGATGTCGTGTGCTCCATTAGACCTGCCCATGAAGCATAATGATATCATAATTGATGCTGGTGAACTTTCGTCTAGGAGATAGAAATCGGACCATTCAACTTGTTACGTAATTCGAAAGAGAAAGGGAAGTCTATCGTGAACAATAACATTTTCCCCTTCGTTGAACCTGTTATAAGAGAAATTGGTTTAATTCCTACGAACTCACAAAAACTTGTTCACTTGCAAAATGTACACACAGTTTCATTAAATGTGTGTCATTTAAGTATAGTTGCAATTCGCATACTTGCATTCCTATAGCAACAAAATATTAGCCAATAACGTAAAATTATATAACAATCAAATGTTTGCGGTAGAAAGCGTTATCACGTAGTTAGTAACAAAACCAGTCAGACAGTCTCAATTAAAACAGAGGAGAGAATTCCCAATTAGGGAGCAATTAAAACGACAGGGGAACATGTTCACTTTCTGACGTTCTTTTATAATTTTGGTTGTTGCCCTTATACTCGCCACTTGGCAAAGCTATcagtacattttttttcggtctTCAATTATCGTACAGCGGCGAGACCTGATcagaatattcaaatttattttaacgtaACATAaattattcacattttttttttcatccacgAAATCTATTTAGAATAGTTGCTCATTTTCCGTTGCGATGTTAGCGGTGTAACACGACGCCAGACTATTCATCTTCATAATGGGTTCATCTTTCATTTGATCCTGCATCATTTGAACCCGATGAACCTAAGCAGTCAAAAATCAGGTCCATTATATAGTCATAaatgtttctttaatttttggcTCATTGTGAAAACCTATTTGCATAATAATAgtataaaatatttcataaaaactTGCACAATGAAGGTCACCGTGTCGAAAACAGACCACCTTTCAAagcaaaatgaataccaatataaaaataattcggAAATCGGTGCTTTCTTTTAAGAGTTAACTTTCAAGTGAGTCTTGTATTTATAATGTAGGGCCTATCGAAAACAAATGTATTACAAAATGTTACATTTTGATACATTACTTCAGTACCCAGCATTGAAGTTAACTAAAATTTGGACGGAATAACAATATTCGAATAAATGGAATGTCGATTTTTATGCTTCACAATCCCCAACGGGGATGGGTTTGCTCATCATCTAGACGGATCACCTAGAGAACATTGGAAAGGCAAGACGGAGCGTTAAATCCGTTATGATTGCAAGCAACAGATCTTAGATTGGAAAGACTACTCCATTGCTTGCCATCATCA
Protein-coding sequences here:
- the LOC124196271 gene encoding scavenger receptor class B member 1-like isoform X1, encoding MKTEADWKYSPVLLCRPDIHPYDLPRMRPSFPRAEGRQEQEEEYRIRTSTLRYWLIGILAVSAILFIVMGILVTMFFSQIIDNFIYKELVLKVGGETYEMWRKPPVEPQLKVYFFNVTNPRDFLQGEKPIFREIGPYVYNERWEKVNFTWHPNGTVSYQPTRTFFFNREMSYGDESDLVQTLNIPLVSAADQMKYAVKLTRLALGSMLGVLNQETFTVRSVRDLMWGYNDSLFKLAKDVMPPENVVPHDLFGLFVGKNGSASDGVFTIATGAKSMSNYAIIDNWNGMTKLPFWQSDQCNRIIGTDGTAFPPELTPNTTLHMFNPELCRAMPLVYYKDVVHNGVAGYRFGPPINAFDTPATNPDNACFCPPGTMERDGNCGIKGLFNISSCKFGAPMAVSWPHFLHGDPKLVEDVVGLNPDINRHGFFLDFQPKLTIAMHATARMQINLMLSKVEDIKQVVGLREMAFPLFWFEDGIDKLPDDVSQKLKMVAEMPEAARAGISYSMFGLGGILLFCVALMIWKRMKSKSYGAGGVNNADVEFEKRTDAVTVHKTNGKSRSAEDSDLPR
- the LOC124196271 gene encoding scavenger receptor class B member 1-like isoform X2, with amino-acid sequence MRRAICSGILAVSAILFIVMGILVTMFFSQIIDNFIYKELVLKVGGETYEMWRKPPVEPQLKVYFFNVTNPRDFLQGEKPIFREIGPYVYNERWEKVNFTWHPNGTVSYQPTRTFFFNREMSYGDESDLVQTLNIPLVSAADQMKYAVKLTRLALGSMLGVLNQETFTVRSVRDLMWGYNDSLFKLAKDVMPPENVVPHDLFGLFVGKNGSASDGVFTIATGAKSMSNYAIIDNWNGMTKLPFWQSDQCNRIIGTDGTAFPPELTPNTTLHMFNPELCRAMPLVYYKDVVHNGVAGYRFGPPINAFDTPATNPDNACFCPPGTMERDGNCGIKGLFNISSCKFGAPMAVSWPHFLHGDPKLVEDVVGLNPDINRHGFFLDFQPKLTIAMHATARMQINLMLSKVEDIKQVVGLREMAFPLFWFEDGIDKLPDDVSQKLKMVAEMPEAARAGISYSMFGLGGILLFCVALMIWKRMKSKSYGAGGVNNADVEFEKRTDAVTVHKTNGKSRSAEDSDLPR
- the LOC124196275 gene encoding GILT-like protein 1: MRSLILCGFALICVVGGAPQTRAGERMTLDVYYESLCPDSRNFLVNQLNPNWPTLSTFTDLRLIPFGKATFLPNAEGGWSFECQHGPDECTGNILHACGIKYSPTITQALNFTTCLMDLPKNGELCAELAGLDYAPIDTCQMSIEGQDLVHDHGVETLNLEPTLFFVPWIIYNQVWDFNNQFDSLTNLTAVACKNAPANTPACSV